In the genome of Streptomyces globosus, one region contains:
- the nadC gene encoding carboxylating nicotinate-nucleotide diphosphorylase gives MSTPELPLIEQNEGGCGDGCGCADGEESGLDPALARLLAEAGLDPVEVEDIAHMALAEDLDGGEDVTTVATVPEDAEAVADFVAREDGVVAGLRIAEAVFSVVCTESFEVERHAEDGDAVQKGDVLLSVRARTRDLLTAERSALNIVCRLSGIATATRRWADVLEGTQAKVRDTRKTTPGLRSLEKYAVRCGGGVNHRMSLSDAALVKDNHVVAAGGVAEAFRAVREAFPEVPIEVEVDTMHQVREVLDAGADLILLDNFTVPETEEAVALVAGRAVLESSGRLTLDTARAYAETGVDYLAVGALTHSSPILDIGLDLREAV, from the coding sequence GTGAGCACCCCCGAACTCCCCCTGATCGAGCAGAACGAAGGCGGCTGCGGCGACGGCTGCGGCTGCGCCGACGGCGAGGAGAGCGGCCTGGACCCGGCGCTCGCCCGGCTGCTGGCCGAGGCCGGGCTGGACCCGGTCGAAGTCGAGGACATCGCCCACATGGCGCTGGCCGAGGACCTCGACGGCGGCGAGGACGTCACCACGGTCGCGACCGTGCCCGAGGACGCCGAGGCCGTGGCCGACTTCGTCGCCCGCGAGGACGGCGTCGTGGCGGGCCTGCGGATCGCCGAGGCCGTCTTCTCGGTCGTCTGCACCGAGTCCTTCGAGGTCGAGCGGCACGCCGAGGACGGCGACGCGGTGCAGAAGGGCGACGTGCTGCTGTCGGTGCGGGCCCGCACCCGGGACCTGCTGACGGCCGAGCGCAGCGCCCTGAACATCGTGTGCCGGCTGTCCGGCATCGCGACGGCCACCCGCCGCTGGGCGGACGTCCTGGAGGGTACGCAGGCGAAGGTCCGCGACACCCGCAAGACGACGCCGGGCCTGCGCTCCCTGGAGAAGTACGCGGTCCGCTGCGGCGGCGGCGTCAACCACCGCATGTCCCTGTCGGACGCCGCGCTGGTCAAGGACAACCACGTCGTCGCCGCGGGCGGCGTCGCGGAGGCGTTCCGGGCCGTGCGCGAGGCGTTCCCGGAGGTGCCGATCGAGGTCGAGGTCGACACGATGCACCAGGTCCGCGAGGTCCTCGACGCGGGCGCCGACCTGATCCTGCTGGACAACTTCACGGTGCCGGAAACCGAGGAGGCCGTCGCGCTGGTGGCCGGGCGGGCCGTCCTGGAGTCCTCCGGCCGGCTCACCCTGGACACGGCCCGCGCGTACGCGGAGACGGGCGTCGACTACCTCGCGGTGGGCGCGCTGACCCACTCCTCGCCCATCCTCGACATCGGCCTCGACCTGCGCGAGGCGGTGTAA
- a CDS encoding type III pantothenate kinase, which yields MLLTIDVGNTHTVLGLFDGEEIVEHWRISTDPRRTADEMAVLMQGLMGTHPMLGSELGDGIHGIAICSTVPSVLHELREVTRRYYGDVPAVLVEPGIKTGVPILMDNPKEVGADRIINAVAAVELYGGPAIVVDFGTATTFDAVSARGEYVGGVIAPGIEISMEALGVRGAQLRKIELARPRHVIGKSTVEAMQSGVVYGFAGQVDGVVTRMARELAGPHGDPDDVRVIATGGLAPMVLGESSVIDDHQPWLTLVGLRLVYERNAPNFG from the coding sequence GTGCTGCTCACCATCGACGTGGGCAACACCCACACGGTGCTCGGCCTCTTCGACGGGGAGGAGATCGTCGAGCACTGGCGGATCTCCACGGACCCGCGCCGCACGGCCGACGAGATGGCCGTCCTGATGCAGGGCCTGATGGGCACGCACCCGATGCTGGGCAGCGAGCTCGGCGACGGCATCCACGGCATCGCGATCTGCTCGACGGTGCCGTCGGTGCTGCACGAGCTGCGCGAGGTGACCCGCCGCTACTACGGCGACGTCCCGGCGGTGCTGGTCGAGCCCGGCATCAAGACGGGCGTGCCGATCCTGATGGACAACCCCAAGGAGGTCGGCGCGGACCGCATCATCAACGCGGTCGCGGCCGTCGAGCTCTACGGCGGCCCCGCGATCGTGGTGGACTTCGGCACCGCGACCACCTTCGACGCGGTGTCCGCCCGCGGCGAGTACGTGGGCGGGGTGATCGCCCCCGGTATCGAGATCTCGATGGAGGCGCTCGGCGTGCGCGGCGCGCAGCTCCGCAAGATCGAGCTGGCCCGGCCGCGGCACGTGATCGGCAAGTCCACCGTCGAGGCGATGCAGTCGGGCGTGGTGTACGGGTTCGCGGGCCAGGTGGACGGGGTCGTGACCCGGATGGCGCGCGAGCTGGCCGGCCCGCACGGCGACCCGGACGACGTGCGCGTGATCGCGACCGGCGGCCTGGCGCCGATGGTGCTGGGCGAGTCCTCGGTGATCGACGACCACCAGCCGTGGCTCACTCTGGTGGGGCTGCGCCTGGTCTACGAGCGCAACGCCCCGAACTTCGGCTGA